From one Leifsonia soli genomic stretch:
- the infC gene encoding translation initiation factor IF-3, which yields MSEPRTNDRIRVPEVRLVGPSGEQVGVVKIEVALRLAQEADLDLVEVAPNSKPPVAKIMDYGKFKYEAAQKAKEARRNQANTILKEVRFRLKIDKHDYETKRKRAEGFLKAGDKVKAMILFRGREQSRPEQGVRLLQRFAEDVAELGTVESNPTIDGRNMVMIISPVKNKSEAKAEANAVRAASKARAQGRDQDAVAETADAAQSDESSPAQATNEEK from the coding sequence ATCAGCGAACCCCGTACGAATGACCGTATCCGCGTCCCCGAAGTACGACTCGTCGGCCCCAGCGGAGAGCAGGTCGGTGTCGTCAAGATCGAGGTCGCACTGCGACTCGCGCAGGAGGCCGACCTCGACCTGGTCGAAGTCGCGCCCAACTCCAAGCCGCCGGTCGCCAAGATCATGGACTACGGCAAGTTCAAGTACGAGGCTGCGCAGAAGGCCAAGGAGGCCCGGCGCAACCAGGCGAACACCATCCTCAAAGAGGTGCGGTTCCGCCTCAAGATCGACAAGCACGACTACGAGACCAAGCGCAAGCGCGCAGAAGGCTTCCTGAAGGCCGGCGACAAGGTGAAGGCCATGATCCTCTTCCGAGGCCGTGAGCAGTCGCGTCCGGAGCAGGGCGTCCGTCTGCTGCAGCGCTTCGCGGAGGACGTCGCCGAGCTCGGCACGGTGGAGTCCAACCCCACGATCGACGGGCGCAACATGGTGATGATCATCAGCCCCGTGAAGAACAAGTCCGAGGCCAAGGCCGAGGCCAACGCAGTACGTGCCGCATCCAAGGCGCGCGCCCAGGGGCGCGACCAGGACGCGGTTGCTGAGACAGCCGACGCTGCTCAGTCCGATGAGAGTTCGCCCGCCCAGGCGACGAACGAGGAGAAGTAA
- the rpmI gene encoding 50S ribosomal protein L35, which translates to MPKQKTHSGAKKRFKITGSGKVMKQQSGMRHNLELKSSRRTRRLNQEQVVPEVDAKVIRRMLGK; encoded by the coding sequence ATGCCCAAGCAGAAGACCCACTCCGGCGCCAAGAAGCGCTTCAAGATCACCGGCAGCGGCAAGGTCATGAAGCAGCAGTCCGGTATGCGCCACAACCTGGAGCTCAAGTCCAGCCGTCGCACGCGCCGGCTGAACCAGGAGCAGGTCGTCCCCGAGGTGGACGCCAAGGTCATCCGCCGGATGCTCGGCAAGTAA
- the rplT gene encoding 50S ribosomal protein L20, whose amino-acid sequence MARVKRAVNAHKKRRVILERAEGYRGQRSRLYRKAKEQVTHSLVYAYRDRRQKKGDFRRLWIQRINAASRANGLTYNRFIQGLGLAGVEVDRRILADLAVNEPATFAALVETAKKALPADTSAPKADAAA is encoded by the coding sequence ATGGCAAGAGTGAAGAGGGCGGTCAACGCCCACAAGAAGCGTCGGGTCATCCTCGAGCGCGCCGAGGGCTACCGCGGTCAGCGGTCGCGCCTCTACCGCAAGGCCAAGGAGCAGGTCACCCACTCCCTCGTCTACGCGTACCGCGACCGTCGTCAGAAGAAGGGCGACTTCCGCCGTCTCTGGATCCAGCGGATCAACGCGGCGAGCCGCGCCAACGGCCTCACCTACAACCGCTTCATCCAGGGCCTGGGCCTGGCGGGCGTCGAGGTCGACCGTCGCATCCTCGCCGACCTGGCCGTGAACGAGCCCGCGACCTTCGCGGCTCTCGTCGAGACCGCCAAGAAGGCGCTGCCGGCCGACACGTCGGCCCCGAAGGCGGACGCCGCCGCGTAA
- a CDS encoding aldo/keto reductase yields the protein MTASSIRPGGVYRLGGREVARIGYGAMALERFEHEPEAGTALLHRAAELGVDHLDTADFYGRSVSNDIIRRAFGDDPAIAVATKVGAVRVDAPVPLALAQRPDELRDQVHANLRTLGRDHLDVVNLRRPEVGPGLTVPDDELVDLDDQLAELMALRDAGVIGGIGLSAVRVDTVRRALPAGIACVQNGYSVLTRDFEDMVALCRAEGIAWVPYFPLGSGFPGLPKVADHAVVRSVAAEAGATPAQVGLAWLLAHAPDILLIPGTGSVAHLEENVAAGSVRLTDDQVERLDAIAGD from the coding sequence ATGACCGCGAGCAGCATCCGACCCGGCGGCGTGTACCGGTTGGGCGGCCGGGAGGTCGCCCGCATCGGGTACGGCGCGATGGCCCTCGAGAGATTCGAGCACGAGCCGGAGGCGGGAACGGCGCTCCTCCATCGCGCGGCGGAGCTCGGCGTCGACCACCTCGACACGGCCGACTTCTACGGTCGCAGCGTCTCGAACGACATCATCCGGCGGGCATTCGGCGACGACCCGGCGATCGCGGTCGCCACGAAGGTCGGCGCCGTGCGGGTGGATGCGCCGGTTCCGCTCGCCCTCGCCCAGCGGCCCGACGAGCTGCGGGATCAGGTGCACGCCAACCTGCGCACGCTCGGTCGCGACCATCTCGACGTCGTCAATCTGCGCCGCCCGGAGGTCGGACCGGGCCTCACCGTGCCCGACGACGAACTCGTCGATCTGGACGACCAGCTCGCCGAGCTCATGGCGCTGCGCGACGCCGGCGTCATCGGCGGGATCGGCCTGAGCGCCGTCCGGGTGGACACCGTCCGGCGGGCGCTTCCCGCCGGCATCGCGTGCGTGCAGAACGGCTACTCCGTGCTCACCCGCGACTTCGAGGACATGGTGGCCCTGTGCCGCGCGGAAGGAATCGCCTGGGTGCCGTACTTCCCGCTCGGCAGCGGCTTCCCCGGGCTGCCGAAGGTCGCCGACCACGCGGTGGTGCGGAGTGTCGCCGCCGAGGCCGGCGCGACGCCGGCGCAGGTGGGCCTCGCCTGGCTGCTCGCGCACGCACCGGACATCCTGCTCATCCCCGGCACCGGCAGCGTCGCCCACCTGGAGGAGAACGTGGCCGCCGGCTCCGTGCGCCTCACCGACGACCAGGTCGAGCGGCTCGACGCGATCGCGGGCGACTGA
- a CDS encoding TetR/AcrR family transcriptional regulator → MTETPAHPRRPRADAARNRAAILDAARDALTSSGEDPALEAIARAAGVGIGTLYRNFPTREELVAAVYASELDAVLGTVGPLLERMPADAALREFMRRYAGFIATKRGMAESVRAGALRSAAASADTRRRVNEAIGLFLAEGAQQGVLRSDAVADDVTAAMIGVFLSTAQSSDPGQVDRLLDLVVRGLRVDG, encoded by the coding sequence TTGACGGAGACGCCGGCGCATCCCCGACGCCCGCGAGCGGATGCGGCGCGCAACCGCGCGGCCATCCTCGACGCGGCACGCGACGCACTGACGTCGTCGGGGGAGGACCCCGCGCTCGAAGCCATCGCACGCGCCGCGGGCGTGGGGATCGGGACGCTGTACCGCAACTTCCCGACCAGGGAGGAGCTGGTGGCCGCGGTCTACGCGAGCGAGCTGGACGCCGTGCTCGGCACGGTGGGACCGCTGCTGGAGAGGATGCCGGCGGACGCGGCGCTGCGGGAGTTCATGCGCCGGTACGCCGGGTTCATCGCCACGAAGCGCGGAATGGCCGAGTCGGTCCGTGCCGGAGCCCTCCGCTCGGCCGCGGCGTCGGCCGACACGCGGCGCCGGGTCAACGAGGCGATCGGGCTCTTCCTCGCCGAGGGAGCTCAGCAGGGCGTGCTCCGTTCGGACGCCGTCGCCGACGACGTGACCGCCGCCATGATCGGGGTGTTCCTCTCGACGGCGCAGAGCTCCGACCCCGGTCAGGTGGACCGGCTGCTCGACCTGGTGGTGCGCGGCCTGCGGGTGGACGGGTGA